One Methanomassiliicoccales archaeon genomic window, TGAAGACTGCTGAACCATCGGAGGATGAATCATGTTGAACGGTGACATCGTAAACGATCGTCTCGCCAATCATGGCGCTCGAGGGGCCGATCTTGGTGGTAAGCAGCACTGGGTCATACGAGGGTGCGTAGGCTGCAGCCGCACTGAGGGACAGGTCCTGATTACCGAGGTTACCTAGGTTCCAATCCTTCAGCCTCATGTGATATGGTGCTCCTTTTATCCCTCCTGCGGATAGAGGATCTCCATCCACATCGTATCCCCAGTCCGATCTGCTAGCGATGTGTCCGCCCCAAGCCAATACCGCATTATTGCTGTCTACCGTGAAGGTTACATTTATCAACTGTTCATCTTGCGCGGCGGTCAGGTCCGCTTGGGGCCCATATTCAATTGCGGTTATGGTCCCTCCAAAAAGCACCATCTGAACCGCTTCGATCCCTTCTACGGAGACAATGTCGTTATAGGATTGAGTGGGTTGTCCAGGCACTGGAGAACTGATGGAAGTCGGTGCTGGGATGGTGAAGTAGCTGATGGTCGTCGAAACGCCTGTCACGCCATCTAATGGATTAGGCGTTTCCGCCGCATGTCCAAAGGCATCCATGTGCGATGGGTTATCCATCCTGGTGTAGTTCGTAAGGAAATCAATTGCGTGAGCGTCACTGTGCTTGATATCGAATCCCAACTGCAAGGTGATCACTGTCCCGTTAGTTGGAAGGTCGTCCATCACACATCTGTAAGGAACCGAATGTCCTTCGATATAGTGTGCATTATTCTTATTCAGATTGCCCGTTATCCAATTACTGCTAGGAGCTGAAGCTGCTCCGTTTTCGAACTGAGAAATCGATGCTGAAGCTTGCTTATCCGTGAAGGTGGTTGATGTGATCGGGGCCTGTGTCAGATCGCCCTGCCAAGGTGAATCATAGGCTCTTACTTCATAGGTCCCTGCAATGCCATCCAATTGGTAGTGATATATTAGATCTCCATTAACATCGGCTTTCACAGTGTCCCATCCAGGTGTGAAGGAGCCGTCCCCAATGACCATTGTCCCGTCCGGCCTTATGACTGGAAGGTCGTAATCACCATTCGGCTCGAATCCTGAGCCACTTACGATCACGGTTTCACCTGGAAGATAATCCATCTTATCGGTCCAGACAATCGGCTCCAATTCTCCTTCGGACTGGACATTGGCGCTCATCGAAGCAAAAATGAAAATCGACGAGGTCAATGCCACAGCTATGATTAATATAGCTGCCAGTCGCAAAACATGCTTGCTACTCTTATTCATATTCCCCCCAGCTTTAGATTTTTTGCGAATTGTGAAGGCCGTCGCCTTCAAGGCAGCGATGATCCAATAATCATGACGCGCCCATAGCCCAATTATTTCAATTCAGTCTAATTAATTTACAATTCAATGTATTTATCATTTTGTACTATCGATAATGAGAATCGCCTTTGAATATTATTTATGTAATAATTAATGGAATTTAGATTTACTATTATCAAATTTAATAATGTTAATAAACCCTTCTTTCCATCAACTCTATAGAAGAAATTGGGACAAGATATTGCCTTAGTATTAAACGACCGTGGGCTCATCCTATCATCTAAATATATGAGAAATAGAAATGAGAAAATGAAGGAGATTCGACTATCGGGTAACTCTATATTCTTTTATGAAGAACGGGGAATGTAAAGCAGGAAAAGAATAATACGAAATAAGGTTCTCCTCCATTCATATGGGAGTGAGGACTGTTCTGGGTACAAGGCTGATCAGGAGATTATTCAGCAAACGGTTCTTCCTGGCTAGACTCACCACCTTTCCTGTCATCGGTCCATTGATGGAGTATATGTTCTTTGAGAATGACGACATGATCCTCCTTCCCAAGGATGATATTGCGTTCAACGCGACCAAGAAGGAAGCTACCATCGAGATCAACGCCATGGTAGAACCGGTTGAGACGGTTCTACCCTCCCAAGTGGTTGAGTACTTCGTCAAGAAATCAAGGTACATCTTCCTGATGAACACCTGCATGTGCAGAGTCGCCAATCACTGTAAGGACTACCCCAAGGACATGGGATGCATCTTTTTGGGTAGGGGGGTCCTCAGGATCGATCCCAGCATGGGGAGTATGGTCACCCAGGAAGAGGCACTGGAACACCTTAGAAGATGCAGGGAACAGGGGCTTGTACACCTGATCGGGAGGAATAAGATAGATAGCGTCTGGCTCAGCACCGGGCCCAAGGAGGATCTACTGTCCCTGTGCAGTTGTTGTCCCTGCTGCTGCCTGTGGAAGATGATACCCGATCTCTCCCCAGAGATCAGCAGTATGGTGACGATGATGCCTGGACTTACCATTAATGTAGACGAGGGGGAGTGTAAAGGTTGTGGCAGCTGTGAGCATTCTGGTGTTTGCTATGTGAACGCCATCAAAGTGAAAGAGAACAAGGCTACCATTGATGAGGCTCTCTGCAAGGGGTGTGGCCGATGCATTGAGGTATGTCCACGCAACGCAATAGCGCTCAGGATCGAGGACCCGAGCTTCATGGAGTCTTCCATCAAGAGAATAGAACCCCTGGTCGATGTCTCCTCCGATTAGGATATCAACGATTTAATAGAATGAGCTGAAATGAACATATTTACCGATAAGGATGTGCTAGAGTGATCTCGGAGCGAGAGGCTGTCATAGAAGAACTTTCCAAAATGCCTGGCGTGAGTGAGAAGACCGCTGAGGGTATGTACCTCTTAGGAATCCGATCCCTGGAGGATCTGAAAGGCAGAAAGGGGGAGGACATGTACGAACAACTGAGGAATAGGAGCGACTTCTTCGCCGAGCCTTGCATGCTCAACCAGCTCAAGATAGCGGTGAAGATGGCTTCCATGAATGACTGAATCGATATCAGTATTCCCAGGGATTCCTAATGATTGTTTCAGGCATCTTTTGGGATATCTTTCCCGTGGTAGCGTATCGGTAGAGTGCGGTTCCAAGCACGCCAGAGACCACTCCATATATCGATCCAAGGACGACCCAGTATATTATCGAAACGAGGAGGAGGACGAGCCCCGCCTCAAGACCTGCCCAGATGAGGACCACGACCAGTGGGAATAGCATTATCATCGCGAGTATGATGAAAACATATAGTATGCCAAAACTCGAGATGGCTGCCTCCTTCCATGTTGACCTTATTATCTGGGCGCTCCTCCTGATTGCAGCTAGCGGGGTCGCCTTCTCGAAGGCCACCGTGGGCAAAGCGAAGAAGGTCAACACCGACCACCCCATTCCGGCGATTTTCCCAATAGTCTGGGGGTATCTGCTTCTGATCAAGGAGAATAGAACATTGACCACAGATGCCAGCAGGGCCCACTGTACGATGACCCAGAGCCTCTCCTTGGCGAAACCGATCGAATATCCCAGCGTTGGGGTTCCTCCCTCCAGCCATTGCATCGAAGCCCCCATCAAAGCAACATTGAAGAACACCATGACGACGGTCGCGATGAAATATATCAGTGCGATCGCCAGGATAAACTCGGGGATCATCTCGTTGAACCCGTTGAATACGTCAAACTGCCAGAAAACGATTATGGAGATAAGAGCCAGAAAGACGATGGAGACAAGAGGGAGAACGATCAGGGATTTGTTCTCGAGGAGGGCATCGATGCTGATCCTGGTAAGGGTCCACCCCCTGGAGATGTTGCTTTCGCCACCAATGGGCTCGATAGATCCTGATGGCACCTGCTCCCTTAAGTCACCATACCTAGCAGGATCTATCCCTGTCAAGGCCGTACTCCCCCTGTTCCCAAAATTACAATCATCTCAACGCTAGAAAATATTTGTCATGCTGTTGGACTTGAATGTCACTTCTGTACCATTGATACCCCATCAGTATCATTGGATAGGTCTGGACCGTCAAAAGGTGAACCGTCTGGATGGTTCAATCATCGTCAAGTGCGAGGTCCAGCTGGTAGTACTCTTCCTCATCCCATCTTGCCTTCTGACGCATTTTGCGGAATATGGAAAGGACATCTTCTGGAGACAACCTCTCCTGGATGGGAGGGCCGTGCGGCGTGTCCCTCTTCTGGAAATCTACCAGAATAAGATGACCGTCAGGCTTCAAGATACGAAATATCTCGGATGCGATCAGTTCCTTGTCGGCTACCTCGTGCAGAACATTGACCATAAGAGCCCGATCCACTGAGGCATCAAGTAGAGGCAGGGGAGGTATGTTTGCCAACAGCGGGCATATTCTGTTCAACTCGCTTCCTGCCAGGGAAACGAGGGTTTCAAGCATCTCGCTT contains:
- a CDS encoding 4Fe-4S ferredoxin, which gives rise to MGVRTVLGTRLIRRLFSKRFFLARLTTFPVIGPLMEYMFFENDDMILLPKDDIAFNATKKEATIEINAMVEPVETVLPSQVVEYFVKKSRYIFLMNTCMCRVANHCKDYPKDMGCIFLGRGVLRIDPSMGSMVTQEEALEHLRRCREQGLVHLIGRNKIDSVWLSTGPKEDLLSLCSCCPCCCLWKMIPDLSPEISSMVTMMPGLTINVDEGECKGCGSCEHSGVCYVNAIKVKENKATIDEALCKGCGRCIEVCPRNAIALRIEDPSFMESSIKRIEPLVDVSSD
- a CDS encoding pathogenicity locus — protein: MISEREAVIEELSKMPGVSEKTAEGMYLLGIRSLEDLKGRKGEDMYEQLRNRSDFFAEPCMLNQLKIAVKMASMND
- a CDS encoding class I SAM-dependent methyltransferase; the protein is MKAPHRFEARSKSLLMDEDRRKRQSPESVLGRTDARSGQIWADLGCGVGYFTIPLARMGARVLAMDAQSEMLETLVSLAGSELNRICPLLANIPPLPLLDASVDRALMVNVLHEVADKELIASEIFRILKPDGHLILVDFQKRDTPHGPPIQERLSPEDVLSIFRKMRQKARWDEEEYYQLDLALDDD